The stretch of DNA aaaaactagaaccacttttaacaaaaagtaaataaattgaaCACTTTAAGTGGACACCCACCACtttcaaaaacacaaaaaacacacCACTCTCTCAAAAGCAAAGCACACctcaaaaaacttttttttttacatgtaatcATGCTCAAAAGTTCTAAACTCTCTATAACCATCCTTAAACCACCAAAATTCAGGAAAGGACTCAAAACATTCCTTCAACATATATGAGGCAATATTCCGACATAACAATTCTGCAAAACCAGCAGGCCTATCATTTCCGTCATTTTCTTTATGAAGCAACTGAAGATAGCAGAAATCTTTCCAGACATAGGAATGCTGAGAACCATTTCAAATGGTTGTCTGACCTCTAGAATaaattttacagaaaaaaacagaaaacaaagacCCAGACCAAAAAAACACTGTCAAGCACCATCTCCCTctgtaaaaacataaaaaccagCTAGAGATATATCCTTATAAACATCTGGGCCCAGAACCCTGGATCTGACAGCAAATTCAGAAGTGTCTGTAACATCTTCATTACCCCAGATGGCAGGAGTCCCCAGTTTTATTCCCACCACTCAGTTTCAACAATATGGACCCAAATAACACTAAGATCATGTGATTGATCTAACAGCTAAGCAATTCCACAATTCTTAGCCCAAAGTAATTGGTCCAAAGACCAACAAAGAGTCTACCAATACAGATATTTCAACATAAGGCAGAAACAACTACAATTAGTTGCACTAGAACTTAAATTAAGAGAAAcagacaaaaatattttttcaacaggtagagaaggaaaaaaaaaatattagaacgaCGAAACAGTTTGTCCTTTTTTTGGTGCTTTCAAACCACTAAAATCTCAATTTCATATGCATAAAGCCTTAGAACTTCCTTTCTCATGTAATTAATGAATTGAAaactcttaatttattttcttttcttacattTCTAAGCAAccaaagaaaaagtagaattgcAGAGAATATGATACCTGAAATCTTTGTTTGGGATTCCATATGGGATGGAGTCCAGATGATACTGGGACTGGTTGGTTCCAGAACTGGCACCTTGGGGATTACCAAAGGCACTCAATGGTACGCTCTGGAAGCTCCCGTTTCCACTGTTGCTTCCAGTAACAGTCGGTGATGTCACAGTAGACGATGATGACTGTGTCAATGTTTGTGATTCCACAGGCTTTCTTGAACGGTTGCGGCCACGGTGCATGTGGCGCTCACAGTACTTAGAGTCCAGGTAGGCATCTTTGGAGCACCTCCACTTCTTGCCATCAGTCCTCCTGCATCGTCCCGGCTCCGGATCCACTTTCTTCCCATGGAAGGAGCAATAACCCACTGAAAAAATATACTCGAGCGTTATATATGCTATCTATCAATAGCATTATCCAGATTCtgaaaattcattaaaaaaaaaatgtataaaatatcgGCTTACAATAACACATTATGCTAAAGTGACATAACACATCATTACCATACCAGGATGGCATTAGCCAAAAAAATCTTCTGATATAAACAACTTTAAAAgcaaaagaacatttttttttttttttgataagtaaacggtAGTATAAATAAGAATAGGCCAAGCCCAGATATACAAGGtggaatacaaaaaaaaaaaaaaaaaaagcaaaagaacaTGATAGAGAAAGTAGGACAAATTAATGAACTCGggaataatatattttggtaGCGACAATCACATAACCAAAAGCaccagaaaaaattaaaattaacagtGAAATATTGAAATCAAACTAAGAAACCTCTGGAAACAATTTACAATGACCTCAGCTAGATATCTTTTCTTCTGATGATTTAACTACAAAACCATATGAAAcgaaacaacatttttttttcaaaaaaaaaaaataaatgaaatagaaGGAAAGCTTCCACCCATGAGTTGATTGATCAAGACATAGTCGAAGAGCGCTAACTTAAATTTAAAGTCAATGAATTTCATGGTTTCACAGGTTTTTCCTCATCTGCCACATGGGAATGAAAACTAacgaaaatatccattttcgggtATTTATACTTCAAAAAGGGAAGTAAAATAGATTGTAAAACCTTTAAGAAACACAACAATACCCTGCACATCAATGATCACTTCAACCTCTGAACTCTCAGAaacaacttcttcttttttattcgagaaaaaaaaaatccgtctGAAACTATTCTCTATGCTTCTCACAACACAGGCAAAGAAAAGGAATGAAAACATCGCAAAGCACCTGTTTTTAAggttaaaagggaaaaaagattCCTCAATTTAAAGCACACACCTGGTAACCAAATCAAACCAATAAATcgggaaagagagaggagagagagagttttactGGTGGGGTGGTGGAAGAACCTATGAGAAACGGACTCAAAGCTTTTCTGAATAGGGAACACAAGATCAGGTGGCACAGGCAAACCAGCCATCATATACTTGAAGATCAAAGCCTGGTGCTCCAGCTCCTGCCATTGTGACACTGTAAAAGGTGACCTCATCCCTGCCACCATTCCTGTCCCCACCACAGTCCCAGCCCCACCATTCCCACCGCCACCtccaccgccaccaccaccaccaccactgtTCATCTCCACCACAACTAACTAGCACTAACCCCTATAAAAACACCTTCCCCTCCAGACCCACAAAGCTCAAAAATGGTCCCTTGAGGCAGTGAAAAGCATGGTACAGGGATCAGCCCCTGTGTCAACCATTTGGATTTGCTCTCTCAGTGTGTCGCACTCTGCTGCTAAGTTTGTGTGTCTGAAATCGTGTGCTGGGAAAGGGGGGCAGTGACTATGTGGAAGAACCCCAAGGGATAAAGGTTCGGTCTCATTTTATTGGTTGAGGCATTTACTCTCTTTCTACTTTGCATTTAAGTAatgtttgatataattttaaaatatataaatctcacataattatttaaaaaataaataaaatttataattaaagtaataattttttttatataaattttgtaattatttattttttttaaacacattatacgatatttaattatttattttttttaaacacattATACGATATTTACCTATTctacgactgtaaatatcattttttatttaattataattaattaaagtaatctaatatcatttatttacaTTCTTTCTTCCATGATCGGATAAACAttctataatattataaatttttttaatattatatttataattttattttcctttggatccatttatgttatatttttaatatgaaaaattatatttacaagtcGGCTTTGAAGAAATATCCTCCTTAACATATCAtagtttgatttgtaaaaaaatttaaaatttttttacaaatcaaattatgacatGTTAATAACATGGAAATTGTATCTTCTACCGTCCACACCATATAACTAacattgattttttaatatatgagtttaatttgtactttttatagaaaaaaaaattgtgggatTCAAAGAGTTTGTGggttattatgattttttcgagtaaaatttaagaacaaattatgaaattttatggtAGCGAAAAAATTTCACACTATTTTTATGTCtagttaaaaatgaaaatgaagggCATTTAATTATTGTTGATGAGAATAAAATATAGCATTTCTATTAAATGAACTGAAAGCAGATTTCGTTCGAAACAAAAATCTgcatacatttaatattttccaAAGCAGGGAATTATTTGAAGTGAaggtctctctttttttttttttttttttttccttccctttatTTCTTCCTGCAAAAGTCACATTCCTCAATTTCATTTAAGTGCTACAAATTGGAGATAGATAGACATGAGTAATGTCAGATGGATAGTCTTAGAGTGCACACATTTCgttgaaataaaatagattttaaatttatttcttttttctttaaatagaTATACGAGATTTGTATAAtctaaaattatacaaattatttctcgataaaaatattatataacatttcttgttagaaaaatattctaaccacaaaatgattacataaaaacaaTCTTATAAACTGAAGTGACTTGATATGagttgtcagattataaaattacttttattataaagtagatctaactaTCAAatgaagtcacgtcaatttgtgagattatttttatataatttatttataaatatagc from Juglans microcarpa x Juglans regia isolate MS1-56 chromosome 3S, Jm3101_v1.0, whole genome shotgun sequence encodes:
- the LOC121258241 gene encoding growth-regulating factor 4-like, with translation MNSGGGGGGGGGGGGNGGAGTVVGTGMVAGMRSPFTVSQWQELEHQALIFKYMMAGLPVPPDLVFPIQKSFESVSHRFFHHPTMGYCSFHGKKVDPEPGRCRRTDGKKWRCSKDAYLDSKYCERHMHRGRNRSRKPVESQTLTQSSSSTVTSPTVTGSNSGNGSFQSVPLSAFGNPQGASSGTNQSQYHLDSIPYGIPNKDFRYLQGLKPEVGSEHSFFSDASGSNRNLQMDSPLDNTWPLLPSRVASFPISKSSDNSMLQNDYPEHSFFNSGFASGEPVKQEGQSLRPFFDEWPKARDSWSGLEDERSNQTSFSTTKLSISIPMTTSDFSGTSSQSPHDN